Proteins co-encoded in one Astyanax mexicanus isolate ESR-SI-001 chromosome 1, AstMex3_surface, whole genome shotgun sequence genomic window:
- the LOC111189189 gene encoding tripartite motif-containing protein 16-like isoform X3 — protein sequence MAEASISVDQDQFSCSVCLDLLKDPVAIPCGHSYCMVCINGCWDQEDQRGVYSCPQCRETFTPRPVLRRNNMLAEVVEKLKKTEVRAASPAHCYAGAGDVECDFCTGRKLKAIKSCLVCVASLCETHLKPHLEIPALIKHKLVKASKQLQEKICSQHDKLIEIYCRTDQQFICYLCTMEEHKGHDTVSAKTERTQKQSEVKDMQKKFQQRIQEKQKKLQEVKQAVKTLKLSAQSAVEDSERIFTELIRSIEKKRSEVTELIRDQEKTELSAAEELLEQLEQEITDLKRRNTELEQLSHTEDHIHFLQRFQSVSVSSGGEDSPSITVHHHLLSFDGVRKSLSDLKERLEEFCRKEFSKISPQVSAVQMILPSEPKTRGDFLQYFCRLTLDPNTVNQNLSLSENNRVVKCSNKVQIYSDHPERFDSYVQVLSKESVSGRCYWEVEWSSTGGYVYISVSYKGISRKGGGNECWFGHNDQSWSLQCSPSLSFCHNNTETKISAPPSSRIGVYVDHSAGTLSFYSVSDTMTLLHTVHTTFTQPLYAGVWISWSESSVRFCDPQ from the exons ATGGCAGAGGCCAGTATTTCAGTAGATCAGGAtcagttcagctgttcagtctgtctggatctactgaaggatccagtagctattccctgtggacacagttactgtatggtgtgtattaatggctgctgggatcaggaggatcagagGGGGGTCTACAGCTGCCCCCAGTGCAGAGAGACGTTCACTCCGAGGCCTGTTCTACGCAGAAacaacatgctggctgaagtggtggagaaactgaagaagacagaagtccgagctgcttctcctgctcactgttacgctggagctggagatgtggagtgtgatttctgtaCTGGGAGGAAACTCAAAGCCATCAAGtcctgtttggtgtgtgtggcgTCTCTCTGTGAAACTCATCTTAAACCTCATCTGGAAATTCCAGCTTTAATCAAacacaagctggtcaaagcctccaAACAGCTGCAGgagaagatctgctctcagcatgaTAAACTGATCGAGATCTACTGTCGTACTGATCAacagtttatctgttatttatgtaCGATGGAGGAACACAAAGGACACGATACAGTCTCAGCTAAAACAGAAAGAACACAGAAACAG AGTGAAGTGAAAGATATGCAGAAGAAATTCCAGCAGAGAATCCAGGAGAAACAGAAGAAGCTGCAGGAGGTGAAACAGGCTGTGAAAACTCTTAAG CTCTCTGCACagtcagcagtggaggacagtgagaggatctttactgagctgatccgctccattgagaaaaagcgctctgaggtaacagagctgatcagagatcaggagaagactgaactgagtgcagctgaagaactcctggagcagctggagcaggagatcactgatctaaagaggagaaacactgagctggagcagctttcacacacagaggatcacatccactTCCTGCAG AGATTCCAGTCTGTGAGTGTCTCTTCTGGAGGTGAAGATTCACCCAGCATCACTGTCCATCATCATCTTCTCTCATTTGATGGAGTGAGGAAATCTCTCTCTGATCTGAAAGAGCGACTGGAGGAATTCTGCAGGAAGGAATTCAGTAAAATCTCTCCACAGG TTTCAGCAGTTCAGATGATTTTACCCTCAGAACCAAAGACCAGAGGAGACTTTCTACAGT ATTTCTGTCGACTGactctggatccaaacacagtaaatcaGAACCTCAGTCTGTCTGAGAACAACAGAgtggtgaagtgcagtaataaagttcaGATTTactctgatcatccagagagatttgacagttatgttcaggtgttgagtaaggagagtgtgagtggacgctgttactgggaggttgagtggagcaGTACTGGGGGATATGTGTACATATCAGTATCATATAAAgggatcagcaggaaaggaggggGTAATGAATGCTGGTTTGGACACAATGATCAGTCCTGGAGTCTGCagtgttctccctctctctctttctgtcacaacaacactgagactaagatctcagctcctccatcctccagaataggagtgtatgtggatcacagtgcaggaactctgtccttctacagcgtctctgatacaatgaccctcctacacacagtccacaccacattcactcagcccctctacgcTGGAGTCTGGATTAGTTGGTCTGAATCATCTGTGAG
- the LOC111189189 gene encoding tripartite motif-containing protein 16-like isoform X1: MAEASISVDQDQFSCSVCLDLLKDPVAIPCGHSYCMVCINGCWDQEDQRGVYSCPQCRETFTPRPVLRRNNMLAEVVEKLKKTEVRAASPAHCYAGAGDVECDFCTGRKLKAIKSCLVCVASLCETHLKPHLEIPALIKHKLVKASKQLQEKICSQHDKLIEIYCRTDQQFICYLCTMEEHKGHDTVSAKTERTQKQSEVKDMQKKFQQRIQEKQKKLQEVKQAVKTLKLSAQSAVEDSERIFTELIRSIEKKRSEVTELIRDQEKTELSAAEELLEQLEQEITDLKRRNTELEQLSHTEDHIHFLQRFQSVSVSSGGEDSPSITVHHHLLSFDGVRKSLSDLKERLEEFCRKEFSKISPQVSAVQMILPSEPKTRGDFLQYFCRLTLDPNTVNQNLSLSENNRVVKCSNKVQIYSDHPERFDSYVQVLSKESVSGRCYWEVEWSSTGGYVYISVSYKGISRKGGGNECWFGHNDQSWSLQCSPSLSFCHNNTETKISAPPSSRIGVYVDHSAGTLSFYSVSDTMTLLHTVHTTFTQPLYAGVWISWSESSVRFCDPQ, from the exons ATGGCAGAGGCCAGTATTTCAGTAGATCAGGAtcagttcagctgttcagtctgtctggatctactgaaggatccagtagctattccctgtggacacagttactgtatggtgtgtattaatggctgctgggatcaggaggatcagagGGGGGTCTACAGCTGCCCCCAGTGCAGAGAGACGTTCACTCCGAGGCCTGTTCTACGCAGAAacaacatgctggctgaagtggtggagaaactgaagaagacagaagtccgagctgcttctcctgctcactgttacgctggagctggagatgtggagtgtgatttctgtaCTGGGAGGAAACTCAAAGCCATCAAGtcctgtttggtgtgtgtggcgTCTCTCTGTGAAACTCATCTTAAACCTCATCTGGAAATTCCAGCTTTAATCAAacacaagctggtcaaagcctccaAACAGCTGCAGgagaagatctgctctcagcatgaTAAACTGATCGAGATCTACTGTCGTACTGATCAacagtttatctgttatttatgtaCGATGGAGGAACACAAAGGACACGATACAGTCTCAGCTAAAACAGAAAGAACACAGAAACAG AGTGAAGTGAAAGATATGCAGAAGAAATTCCAGCAGAGAATCCAGGAGAAACAGAAGAAGCTGCAGGAGGTGAAACAGGCTGTGAAAACTCTTAAG CTCTCTGCACagtcagcagtggaggacagtgagaggatctttactgagctgatccgctccattgagaaaaagcgctctgaggtaacagagctgatcagagatcaggagaagactgaactgagtgcagctgaagaactcctggagcagctggagcaggagatcactgatctaaagaggagaaacactgagctggagcagctttcacacacagaggatcacatccactTCCTGCAG AGATTCCAGTCTGTGAGTGTCTCTTCTGGAGGTGAAGATTCACCCAGCATCACTGTCCATCATCATCTTCTCTCATTTGATGGAGTGAGGAAATCTCTCTCTGATCTGAAAGAGCGACTGGAGGAATTCTGCAGGAAGGAATTCAGTAAAATCTCTCCACAGG TTTCAGCAGTTCAGATGATTTTACCCTCAGAACCAAAGACCAGAGGAGACTTTCTACAGT ATTTCTGTCGACTGactctggatccaaacacagtaaatcaGAACCTCAGTCTGTCTGAGAACAACAGAgtggtgaagtgcagtaataaagttcaGATTTactctgatcatccagagagatttgacagttatgttcaggtgttgagtaaggagagtgtgagtggacgctgttactgggaggttgagtggagcaGTACTGGGGGATATGTGTACATATCAGTATCATATAAAgggatcagcaggaaaggaggggGTAATGAATGCTGGTTTGGACACAATGATCAGTCCTGGAGTCTGCagtgttctccctctctctctttctgtcacaacaacactgagactaagatctcagctcctccatcctccagaataggagtgtatgtggatcacagtgcaggaactctgtccttctacagcgtctctgatacaatgaccctcctacacacagtccacaccacattcactcagcccctctacgcTGGAGTCTGGATTAGTTGGTCTGAATCATCTGTGAGGTTTTGTGATCCACAATAA